A DNA window from Pogona vitticeps strain Pit_001003342236 chromosome 2, PviZW2.1, whole genome shotgun sequence contains the following coding sequences:
- the LOC110070852 gene encoding uncharacterized protein LOC110070852 produces MQSDCTSSEKPVRVERQYKCQQCGKSIGHRSGLYSHQRIHTGEKPFKCMECGKSFSQSSTLSSHQRTHTGEKPYKCMECGKSFSHSSTLSSHQRSHSGEKLYKCMECGKSFSQSSALNRHQRTHTGEKPYKCMECGKSFIRSEKLSSHQRTHTGEKPYKCMECGKSFSRRPQLTSHERTHTGEKPYKCMECGKSFSHSSYLSSHLRIHTGEKPYKCMECGKNFSRSNRLSLHLRIHTGEKPYKCMECGKSFSRSTQLSLHLRIHTGEKPCKCMDCGKSFSQRTQLTSHERTHTGAKPYKCMECGKSFSRRDELSLHQRTHTGEKPYKCMACGKSFSRSSGLSSHQRIHTGEKSYKCMQCGKSFSHSSGLSSHQRTHTGEKPYKCMECGKSFSRRLQLSCHERTHTGEKPYKCMECGKSFSRRDDLSSHQRTHTGEKPYKCMECGKSFSQSSGFSSHQRIHTGEKPYKCMECGKNFSWRLQFTFHQRTHTGEKP; encoded by the coding sequence ATGCAGAGTGATTGTACATCAAGTGAAAAACCGGTGAGAGTCGAGAGACAATACAAATGCCAACAGTGTGGAAAGAGTATCGGTCACAGAAGTGGCCTCTATTCCCATCAAAGAatacacacaggggaaaaaccatttaaatgtatggaatgtggaaagagcttcagtcagagcagtaccctgagttcccatcaaagaactcacactggggagaaaccatataaatgcatggaatgtgggaagagcttcagtcacagcagtaccctgagttcccatcaaagaagtcacagtggggagaaactatataaatgcatggaatgtgggaagagcttcagtcagagcagtgccctgaatagacatcaaagaactcacactggggagaaaccatataaatgtatggaatgtggaaagagcttcattcgGAGTGAGAAattgagttcccatcaaagaactcacactggtgagaaaccatataaatgcatggaatgtggaaagagcttcagtcggagacCTCAGTTGACTTCCCATgagagaactcacactggggagaaaccatataaatgcatggaatgtggaaagagcttcagtcacagcagttacCTGAGTTCCCatctaagaattcacacaggggagaaaccatataaatgcatggaatgtggaaagaacttcagtcgtAGCAATCGGCTGAGTTTACATCTAAgaattcatacaggggagaaaccatataaatgcatggaatgtggaaagagcttcagtcgtagcACTCAGCTGAGTTTACATCTAAgaattcatacaggggagaaaccatgtaaatgcatggattgtggaaagagtttcagtcagagaaCTCAATTGACTTCCCatgaaagaactcatactggggcgaaaccatataaatgcatggaatgtgggaagagcttcagtcggagagaTGAActgagtttacatcaaagaactcacacaggggagaaaccatataaatgcatggcatgcggaaagagcttcagtcggagcagtggcctcagttcccatcaaagaattcacactggggagaaatcctataaatgcatgcaatgtggaaagagcttcagtcatagcagTGGCCTAAGTtcccatcaaaggactcacactggggagaaaccatataaatgcatggaatgtggaaagagcttcagtcggagacTTCAATTGAGTTgccatgaaagaactcacactggggagaaaccatataaatgcatggaatgtgggaagagcttcagtcggagagatgacttgagttcccatcaaagaactcacactggggagaaaccatataaatgcatggaatgtggaaagagcttcagtcagagcagtggcttcagttcccatcaaagaattcacactggggagaaaccatataaatgcatggaatgtggaaagaacttcagttgGAGACTTCAATTCActttccatcaaagaactcacactggggagaaaccatag